CAGTGATGAATCGTCAGACAAGGAAGAGTAGCCAAGTGACGCAGCTGCGGTTCAACATGGACTGGATGCTCAAGGACCTGGCATCCAGCGTTCCTCAGACCCGCCACGTGATCGTGTTGTCCTCGGACGGTCTGCGCATGGCGCAGCACGGTTCGGACACGGACGCCGCGGATCGCCTGGCCGCCGCCTGTGCGGGACTGCAGAGCCTGTCCACGGCGGTGGCCGCGGAGTTCCCGCACGGTGACGGGCAGATGCGACTGGTCGTGATCGAGGTCGACGGCGGCTTCTTCTATCTGATGGCGGCCGGCGCCGGGGCGTATCTGGCGGTACTGGCGGACGACGACGTCGACGCCGGCCTCATGGGCCAGCGGATGCGGGACCTGGTGGCCCGGATCGGCGAGCATCTCACCAGTCCGCCGCGCGTCAGCGGGCCGGTCACGTGAGTAAGCCCAAAAATCCGTGGGACCAGGGAAATCCGGACCGGTTATACATCCTCACCACCGGGCGCAGCAGCACCGACCAGGACCTCAAGCTCGATCTGGTGACGCTGATCGTCGCCCGGACCGAGACCGATCCCGGACTCCAGCCCGAGCACGCCGCCATTGTGCGGATGTGTGACTACCCGCTCTCGGTCGCCGAAATATCGGCCTATCTCACCCTGCCCGTCAGCACCGTGACCGTATTGCTCACGGATCTGCTCACGAACGATCAAGTGGAGGCCAGGCCCCCGGTCCCGGTCGCCGCACTACCCGATGTGCGACTCCTGGAGGCGGTGATGCATGGACTACAGAACCTTTGACACACACGCCGGACCCAGGACCGAGGACATCCTCCCCGCCTCGACCGCGGCGGCCGTCAAGGTGGTGATCGTCGGTGGATTCGGGGTCGGCAAGACGACCCTCGTCGGCGCGGTGAGCGAGATCAGACCGCTGACCACCGAGGAGACGATGACCCAGGCCGGGGTCGGCGTGGACGACCTGGCCGGCATCGAGCACAAGACCGAGACGACCGTGGCGATGGACTTCGGCCGGATCAGCATCAACGAACAGCTGGTGCTGTATCTGTTCGGCACGCCCGGCCAGGAGCGCTTCTGGTTCCTGTGGGACGGATTGTTCGAAGGCGCGCTGGGCGCGGTGGTCCTCCTCGACACCCGTCGACTGGAGGTGAGTTACGACGTGATGGGCCTGCTGGAGGAGCGGGGCGTGCCCTTCGTCGTCGCCGTCAACACCTTCCCCGGCTCCCCCGTCCACGCCATGTCGGAGCTGCGGGCGGCCATGGACCTCCCCGATTCCGTGCCCATGTTCACCTGCGACGCCCGTGAGCGCGCCTCCTGCCGGGACGCGCTGATGACCCTCATGCGCTACCTCTACACCCTCACGAACGAAAACCCGGAGCCACAGTGACCCCCCGTGACGAACACTCCCGCGCCGACTCGGCGACGGTCGCTCCACCGCAGTGCCCCGCCCATGCCTACGGCGAGGGCGGCATCGCGCGGCTGTACGGGCCCGCGGCCGAGGCAGACCCGATGGGACTGTACGAACAGCTCCGCGACCGGCACGGCGCGGTCGCACCGGTGCTGCTGCACGGCGATCTCCCGGCCTGGCTGATCCTCGGCTACCGCGAGAACCTCGACGTCACACGGACACCGTCGCGGTTCTCGCGCGACTCGCGGAACTGGCGCGACATGCGGGAGGGCAAGCTCACCCCCGACCACCCGCTGGCTCCGATCTCCACCTGGCAGCCCATCTGCGCGTTCGCCGACGGCCAGGTGCACGAGCGGTGGCG
The window above is part of the Streptomyces syringium genome. Proteins encoded here:
- a CDS encoding DUF742 domain-containing protein, whose protein sequence is MSKPKNPWDQGNPDRLYILTTGRSSTDQDLKLDLVTLIVARTETDPGLQPEHAAIVRMCDYPLSVAEISAYLTLPVSTVTVLLTDLLTNDQVEARPPVPVAALPDVRLLEAVMHGLQNL
- a CDS encoding roadblock/LC7 domain-containing protein, translating into MDWMLKDLASSVPQTRHVIVLSSDGLRMAQHGSDTDAADRLAAACAGLQSLSTAVAAEFPHGDGQMRLVVIEVDGGFFYLMAAGAGAYLAVLADDDVDAGLMGQRMRDLVARIGEHLTSPPRVSGPVT
- a CDS encoding GTP-binding protein, with protein sequence MDYRTFDTHAGPRTEDILPASTAAAVKVVIVGGFGVGKTTLVGAVSEIRPLTTEETMTQAGVGVDDLAGIEHKTETTVAMDFGRISINEQLVLYLFGTPGQERFWFLWDGLFEGALGAVVLLDTRRLEVSYDVMGLLEERGVPFVVAVNTFPGSPVHAMSELRAAMDLPDSVPMFTCDARERASCRDALMTLMRYLYTLTNENPEPQ